The following coding sequences lie in one Mucilaginibacter sp. KACC 22773 genomic window:
- a CDS encoding IS4 family transposase produces MEKLRQAILSKELVLKFKMKDQDFTRNRKQTFGATLLFMFNLLRKSLTVEIDGFVRYLNLRFSSDPTQSFTSSAFIQNRKKISPAVFSHLSEIIVENFYVADNDSQTLLNGFRVLAVDGSRITLPFTEKLKKSYGATKNQFGETIVQARASVLYDVLNGIALDASLDNLSEGERDLALNHAHQWKTNDLIIYDRGYPSFDFVYEHVKLKVDCLIRVKLTHNNVVIAFVKGGKKSIITEIRPQKNQSFKDKEYGRHSTLQVRFLRVDLPGGEVEVLMTTLLDSQKYPTKMFKELYFLRWGIETFYDELKNKLKVEHFTGYSEVSIQQDFFCAIFISNLQSVIVNDLKDDLHIQNQGKKYDYKVNTNLSYGFLKNRVIDLLYKNAPLENIFHELEILFLKNTIPIRNNRTNLRDMDKYKNKEKPIVTKNQRDAI; encoded by the coding sequence TTGGAAAAACTGAGGCAGGCAATTCTAAGTAAAGAACTTGTGCTAAAATTTAAAATGAAAGACCAAGACTTTACAAGAAATAGAAAGCAGACATTTGGAGCAACTTTGCTTTTTATGTTTAATTTATTGCGAAAGAGTCTCACTGTTGAAATCGATGGATTTGTGCGTTATTTAAACCTACGTTTTTCTTCAGACCCTACTCAGTCTTTTACTTCAAGTGCGTTTATTCAAAACAGGAAAAAAATCAGTCCAGCAGTATTCAGTCATCTGTCGGAGATAATAGTTGAAAATTTCTATGTAGCTGATAATGATTCACAAACCCTTCTAAATGGGTTTAGGGTACTTGCTGTGGATGGTTCCAGGATTACGCTGCCTTTTACCGAAAAACTAAAAAAGAGCTATGGAGCAACAAAAAATCAATTCGGAGAAACTATTGTACAGGCAAGGGCATCTGTTTTATACGATGTTTTAAATGGCATTGCATTAGATGCTTCGTTAGATAATCTAAGCGAAGGGGAACGTGATTTAGCATTAAATCATGCACATCAATGGAAGACAAATGATTTGATTATATATGACAGGGGCTATCCCTCCTTCGATTTTGTATACGAGCATGTTAAACTGAAAGTTGATTGTTTGATAAGGGTAAAATTGACTCATAATAATGTAGTTATCGCATTTGTGAAAGGAGGCAAAAAGTCTATAATTACAGAAATACGACCTCAAAAGAACCAATCATTCAAAGATAAAGAATACGGCAGGCACAGTACTTTACAAGTACGGTTTTTGCGTGTTGACTTGCCCGGAGGAGAAGTAGAAGTATTAATGACAACCCTATTAGATAGCCAAAAATACCCCACTAAAATGTTTAAGGAATTATATTTTCTAAGATGGGGAATTGAAACATTCTATGACGAATTAAAAAACAAACTTAAGGTAGAACATTTTACGGGCTATTCGGAAGTAAGCATTCAGCAGGATTTTTTTTGTGCCATTTTCATTAGCAATCTTCAGTCGGTTATAGTGAATGACCTTAAAGATGACTTACATATACAAAATCAAGGGAAAAAGTACGATTATAAAGTAAATACCAATTTATCATATGGCTTTTTGAAAAATAGGGTGATAGACCTTCTATATAAAAATGCGCCTTTAGAAAATATATTTCATGAATTGGAAATCCTGTTTCTAAAAAATACCATTCCGATAAGAAATAATCGAACTAACTTGAGAGATATGGATAAATATAAGAACAAAGAAAAACCGATTGTGACTAAAAACCAGAGAGATGCAATATGA
- a CDS encoding nicotinate phosphoribosyltransferase → MKRENLVLLADGYKYAHHKLYYPGTTQIYSYLESRGGMFNETIFFGLQYFLKEYLQGPAFTQHDLDEADGFLKQVFGRDDVFDKSKFQYILDKYNGRLPVKIKAVAEGTAVPTGNVLMTIENTDPECYWLTNFLETLLMQVWYPCTVATLSNQIKRVVVRYYQETATPGAEAGIDFVLNDFGFRGVSSVESAKIGGAAHLLNFRGSDNLAGSVMAINYYNAQNVYGLSIPATEHSICTLLGREGELEVFRHVLKTFPTGIIACVSDSYNIFKACSEYWGTELRDEILNRDGTLVIRPDSGDPVMTLLEIFNILFDKFGFTINAKGYKVLPSQVRVIQGDGVNYTEIGNIYKALKENGISAENLVLGMGGALLQKVDRDTQKFALKCSCAIVNGQEVRVEKSPTEMDADGNITSSFKKSKAGRLKLIMVDGTFKTVNEDDLPAAEDLLQTVFKNGELINTVSFEQVKANVNANKG, encoded by the coding sequence ATGAAACGCGAAAACTTAGTACTGCTGGCCGATGGCTACAAGTACGCCCACCATAAATTATATTATCCTGGCACCACCCAAATTTACAGCTACCTGGAAAGCAGGGGAGGGATGTTTAATGAAACCATTTTTTTCGGCCTGCAATATTTTTTGAAAGAATACCTGCAAGGCCCTGCATTTACCCAACATGATTTGGACGAAGCCGATGGCTTTTTAAAACAGGTGTTTGGCAGGGACGATGTGTTTGATAAAAGCAAGTTCCAGTACATACTGGATAAATACAACGGCAGATTGCCCGTAAAGATAAAAGCTGTAGCCGAAGGGACCGCAGTACCTACCGGCAACGTACTGATGACCATTGAAAATACCGACCCGGAATGTTACTGGCTCACCAATTTTTTAGAAACCCTGCTGATGCAGGTTTGGTACCCATGTACCGTAGCTACATTAAGCAACCAGATAAAAAGGGTAGTGGTTAGATATTACCAGGAGACCGCCACACCCGGCGCAGAGGCCGGTATAGACTTTGTGCTGAACGATTTTGGTTTCCGCGGCGTAAGCAGTGTGGAGAGTGCTAAGATTGGCGGAGCCGCCCATTTGCTTAATTTTAGAGGCAGCGATAACCTGGCCGGTTCTGTAATGGCCATTAATTATTATAATGCCCAAAATGTTTATGGCTTAAGCATCCCTGCTACCGAACATAGCATTTGTACATTATTGGGCAGGGAAGGAGAGCTGGAGGTTTTCAGGCACGTATTAAAAACTTTCCCCACCGGGATTATTGCCTGCGTATCTGACAGTTACAATATATTTAAGGCCTGTAGCGAATACTGGGGGACGGAGCTGCGCGACGAGATATTGAACCGTGATGGCACCCTGGTGATCCGCCCGGATAGCGGCGACCCGGTGATGACCTTGTTAGAGATTTTCAATATCCTGTTTGATAAATTTGGCTTTACCATCAATGCCAAAGGTTACAAAGTACTGCCCTCACAGGTAAGGGTAATACAAGGTGATGGCGTAAACTATACCGAAATAGGTAATATTTATAAAGCTTTAAAAGAAAACGGCATCAGCGCCGAGAACCTGGTACTGGGCATGGGAGGCGCTTTGCTTCAAAAAGTTGACCGCGATACCCAGAAATTCGCCCTGAAATGCAGCTGCGCCATTGTAAACGGGCAGGAAGTTAGGGTGGAGAAAAGCCCGACCGAAATGGATGCCGATGGCAACATTACCTCCAGCTTTAAAAAGAGCAAAGCTGGCAGGTTAAAGCTGATTATGGTAGACGGAACATTTAAAACAGTTAATGAAGATGACCTGCCCGCAGCAGAAGACCTGTTGCAAACCGTTTTTAAGAACGGGGAATTGATAAATACTGTTAGTTTTGAGCAGGTAAAGGCAAATGTAAATGCCAACAAGGGTTAG
- a CDS encoding NUDIX domain-containing protein, whose translation MKIAVIIARFQTPYLHDGHKNLVDTVSKDYAKLIILLGVSPVMGSRKNPYDYHTREKMIKREYPDVIVLPVSDHPSDKVWSDNLDNLLKSVFPNGNFTLFGSRDSFIPYYQGHFETVELPAHGDYNATELRKQYADKVFDSNDFRAGILYAYYNQYTKVYPTVDVAMFRNNKTELLLGKKANSPKWRFIGGFADPEDDSYEAAAKRELTEECGKVEVGNMTYETSHRVNDWRYRNEADKIITLLFSCDHISGEPVANDDIVDVAWFKIENLTPMISNGLINDEHAKMLKLIITKYLNN comes from the coding sequence ATGAAAATAGCCGTAATTATTGCCCGCTTCCAAACGCCGTACCTGCACGATGGACATAAAAACCTGGTAGATACCGTAAGTAAGGATTATGCTAAATTGATTATCCTGCTTGGGGTAAGCCCGGTAATGGGCAGCCGGAAAAACCCGTATGATTACCATACCCGCGAAAAAATGATTAAAAGGGAATACCCGGATGTGATTGTACTGCCGGTGAGCGATCATCCGAGCGACAAGGTGTGGTCTGATAACCTTGATAACTTGCTCAAAAGTGTTTTCCCTAATGGTAATTTCACGCTGTTTGGCAGCCGGGATAGCTTTATCCCTTACTACCAGGGCCATTTTGAAACCGTGGAACTGCCCGCTCACGGCGATTACAATGCTACCGAATTGCGTAAACAATACGCCGATAAGGTTTTCGACTCCAACGATTTTCGCGCGGGCATCCTGTACGCTTACTATAACCAATACACCAAAGTATACCCAACGGTTGATGTGGCCATGTTTAGGAACAATAAAACCGAACTGTTATTAGGGAAAAAAGCCAACAGCCCTAAATGGCGCTTTATAGGCGGCTTTGCCGACCCGGAAGACGATAGCTACGAAGCCGCCGCCAAACGCGAACTCACCGAAGAATGTGGAAAAGTGGAGGTGGGCAACATGACCTACGAAACCAGCCACCGTGTAAACGACTGGCGCTACCGCAACGAAGCCGATAAAATTATTACCTTGTTGTTTAGTTGTGACCATATATCAGGCGAGCCGGTAGCTAACGACGATATTGTAGATGTAGCCTGGTTTAAAATTGAAAACCTTACACCAATGATAAGCAACGGCCTGATTAATGATGAGCATGCCAAAATGTTAAAATTGATCATCACTAAATACCTTAACAATTAA
- a CDS encoding DUF3892 domain-containing protein — MAVRILCIKTDVTPHENPYVAIDSLEWINERINVKGITERAKLYDWIKNEDGEAYIIDERGNKTCLIPALCPKGNKYVKTVSDESETDILLGLPESA, encoded by the coding sequence ATGGCTGTACGTATTCTTTGTATTAAAACTGATGTAACGCCACATGAAAACCCATACGTGGCAATAGATTCGCTGGAGTGGATTAACGAACGGATAAATGTTAAAGGGATAACCGAACGGGCAAAACTTTACGATTGGATAAAGAACGAGGACGGTGAAGCTTATATTATTGACGAACGCGGCAATAAAACCTGCCTAATACCGGCACTTTGCCCCAAAGGCAATAAATATGTAAAAACCGTTAGCGACGAATCTGAAACGGATATTTTACTGGGCCTGCCCGAATCGGCCTGA
- a CDS encoding CYTH domain-containing protein: MGVEIERKFLVDHDQWLQMPKPIGTYFRQGYLLSEPGKTIRVRVTPDEGFITIKGGTNGLSRLEYEYAIPAIDGEELLDNFAISELKKRRYRIDVAGKVWEVDEFLGDNKGLLVAEIELESEGEKFILPPWVTTEVTGDARYYNSNLSVTPFCRW; encoded by the coding sequence ATGGGAGTTGAAATAGAGCGTAAATTTTTAGTTGATCATGATCAATGGTTACAAATGCCAAAGCCAATAGGCACGTACTTTAGGCAAGGTTATCTTTTAAGCGAGCCTGGTAAAACTATCAGGGTGCGCGTAACGCCCGATGAAGGCTTTATTACTATAAAAGGCGGTACTAACGGCTTAAGCAGGTTAGAGTATGAGTATGCAATCCCTGCCATAGATGGGGAAGAGCTGTTGGATAATTTTGCAATATCCGAACTGAAAAAACGCAGGTATAGGATTGATGTTGCTGGCAAGGTGTGGGAAGTTGACGAATTTTTGGGCGATAACAAAGGCTTGCTGGTTGCCGAAATTGAACTGGAAAGCGAAGGCGAAAAGTTTATATTGCCGCCCTGGGTTACCACCGAAGTTACCGGCGACGCCAGGTATTACAATTCGAATTTATCGGTAACGCCATTTTGCAGGTGGTAG